The proteins below come from a single Fusobacterium nucleatum genomic window:
- a CDS encoding lysine exporter LysO family protein has product MIMVSCAVIVGIILGYFTKSHINFDISLLIQFGLYLLLFFIGIDIGKNDNILNDLKKLNKKVLFLPFITVISSLAGGAVASILLSLSMGESVAISAGMGWYSFSAIELSKVSVELGGIAFLSNIFRELLAIFLIPIIAKKIGSFESVSVAGATAMDSVLPIINRSNPAEISIISFYSGLVISIIVPILIPILVNIFLL; this is encoded by the coding sequence ATGATAATGGTTTCTTGTGCAGTAATTGTTGGGATAATTTTAGGATATTTTACAAAATCACATATTAATTTTGATATATCATTACTTATACAATTTGGCTTATATTTATTATTATTTTTTATTGGAATAGACATAGGAAAAAATGATAACATTCTAAATGATTTAAAAAAATTGAATAAAAAAGTTTTATTTTTACCATTTATAACTGTTATTTCATCATTGGCAGGAGGAGCTGTTGCCTCAATACTTTTATCTCTTTCAATGGGAGAATCAGTTGCTATAAGTGCTGGTATGGGTTGGTATTCTTTTTCTGCTATTGAACTTTCAAAAGTGAGTGTAGAGTTAGGAGGAATTGCTTTTTTATCTAATATATTTAGAGAGCTACTAGCTATATTTTTAATTCCTATTATTGCAAAAAAAATAGGTTCATTTGAATCTGTTTCTGTTGCTGGAGCAACTGCAATGGATTCTGTTTTACCTATTATAAATAGAAGTAATCCTGCTGAAATATCTATAATTTCATTTTATAGTGGACTTGTAATATCAATCATAGTTCCAATTTTAATTCCAATTTTAGTAAATATTTTTTTATTATAG
- the rapZ gene encoding RNase adapter RapZ, protein MKTKHIIIVTGLSGAGKTTALNILEDMNYYTIDNLPLGLEKSLLDTEIEKLAVGIDIRTFKNTKDFFKFINYIKESGVKMDIIFIEAHEAIILGRYTLTRRAHPLKEVTLLRSILKEKKILFPIREIADLVIDTTDTKSVELEKRFKKFILAKDEENIDVNINIHIQSFGYKYGIPTDSDLMFDVRFIPNPYYIEKLKELNGFDEEVKEYVLSQKESKEFYSKLLPLLEFLIPQYVKEGKKHLTISIGCSGGQHRSVTFVNKLAEDLKNSEVLKHINIYVSHREKELGHW, encoded by the coding sequence TTGAAAACTAAGCATATCATTATCGTAACTGGTTTGAGTGGTGCTGGAAAAACAACTGCTTTAAATATTTTGGAAGATATGAACTATTACACTATTGATAATCTTCCTTTGGGACTTGAAAAATCTCTATTGGATACAGAGATAGAAAAATTAGCAGTAGGTATAGATATTAGAACATTCAAAAATACAAAAGATTTCTTTAAATTTATTAACTATATTAAAGAATCTGGTGTTAAAATGGATATTATCTTTATTGAAGCACATGAAGCAATCATTTTAGGAAGATATACTTTAACTCGTAGAGCCCATCCTTTAAAAGAAGTAACATTACTAAGAAGCATATTAAAAGAGAAAAAAATACTATTTCCTATAAGAGAAATAGCAGATTTAGTCATAGATACAACAGATACAAAAAGTGTTGAGCTAGAAAAAAGATTTAAGAAATTTATATTAGCAAAAGATGAAGAAAATATAGATGTAAATATAAATATACATATTCAATCTTTTGGTTATAAATATGGTATCCCCACTGATAGTGATTTAATGTTTGATGTAAGATTTATTCCTAACCCTTATTATATAGAGAAATTAAAAGAGTTAAATGGTTTTGATGAAGAAGTTAAAGAATATGTTTTATCACAAAAAGAAAGCAAAGAATTTTATTCTAAATTACTACCACTTCTTGAATTTTTAATTCCACAATATGTAAAAGAAGGAAAAAAACATTTAACAATTTCAATAGGTTGCAGTGGTGGGCAACATAGGTCAGTAACCTTTGTTAATAAACTAGCAGAGGATTTAAAAAATAGTGAAGTATTAAAACATATAAATATTTATGTAAGTCATAGGGAGAAAGAACTTGGACATTGGTAA
- a CDS encoding AAA family ATPase: MFTYIKLKNYKSLIELEADLTKKGNTPKKLIAIYGENGVGKSNFVDSFYTLKKFTNSRVTNKKLETLKNEIILSERNFDDSIDIFNQLSDNVNQFSYYLQNELLFSNSAFIINKCKTNNSTTNMIIEVKFKINSKEGIYYIETDNLYIVAEKLKFTLNKNMVNYFEITKDSININESVFIDSEYRKEILTIIEKYWGKHSFLALILYELEDKKEDYVKKRIFNEIFEVINFFSTLKVRSRDDSDNIREDYNEKKFFHGFIPIKKEEKLINIEKTINIFFTSLYSDIKQAYYKKIKKNDKIEYELYFKKNIYNTLIDVRYEQESTGTKNILKILPYLISAAKGKTVIIDEIDNGIHDLLMLKILENLSEDLKGQLIITTHNTLLLEEDFINKDSIYIFKVDENANKELLSLNKFEGRVHPNLSIRKRYLKGLYGGIPFPMDIDFNELIEGV; encoded by the coding sequence ATGTTTACATATATTAAATTAAAAAATTATAAATCACTAATTGAACTTGAAGCAGATTTGACTAAAAAAGGAAATACTCCTAAAAAATTAATCGCTATTTATGGAGAGAATGGAGTTGGAAAGTCAAATTTTGTAGACAGTTTTTATACATTAAAAAAATTTACAAATTCAAGAGTAACCAATAAAAAACTAGAAACCTTAAAAAATGAAATTATTCTAAGTGAGAGAAATTTTGATGATTCAATTGATATATTTAATCAATTATCTGATAATGTTAATCAATTTAGTTACTATCTTCAAAATGAATTACTTTTTTCAAATTCTGCATTTATTATTAATAAATGTAAGACAAATAACTCAACAACAAATATGATTATTGAAGTAAAATTTAAAATTAATTCTAAAGAAGGAATATATTATATAGAAACAGATAACCTATATATTGTAGCTGAAAAGTTAAAGTTTACCTTAAATAAAAATATGGTCAATTACTTTGAAATAACAAAGGATAGCATAAATATTAATGAAAGTGTTTTTATAGATAGCGAATATAGAAAAGAAATTCTTACTATTATTGAAAAATACTGGGGCAAACATTCCTTTTTAGCCTTAATATTATATGAGCTAGAAGATAAAAAAGAAGATTATGTAAAAAAAAGAATTTTTAATGAAATATTTGAAGTTATTAATTTTTTTTCAACTTTAAAAGTTCGTTCAAGAGATGATTCAGATAATATTAGAGAAGATTATAATGAAAAAAAATTTTTTCATGGTTTTATTCCAATAAAAAAAGAGGAAAAGCTTATAAATATTGAAAAGACTATTAATATATTTTTTACAAGTTTGTATTCTGATATAAAACAAGCATATTATAAAAAAATTAAAAAAAATGACAAAATAGAATATGAATTATATTTTAAGAAAAATATTTACAATACTTTAATAGATGTCAGATATGAACAAGAATCAACAGGAACAAAAAATATTTTAAAAATATTACCTTACTTAATTTCTGCTGCAAAAGGTAAAACAGTCATTATAGATGAAATAGATAATGGAATTCATGATTTATTAATGTTAAAAATTCTAGAAAATCTTTCAGAAGATTTAAAAGGACAACTTATTATAACAACTCATAATACCTTATTATTAGAGGAAGATTTTATTAATAAAGATTCTATCTATATATTTAAAGTAGATGAAAATGCAAATAAAGAATTATTGTCATTAAATAAATTTGAAGGAAGAGTTCATCCTAATTTAAGTATTAGAAAAAGATATTTAAAAGGTTTATATGGTGGAATTCCATTTCCTATGGATATTGATTTTAACGAATTAATTGAAGGTGTGTGA
- a CDS encoding DJ-1 family glyoxalase III, whose translation MKTYIFLADGFEILETFAPIDILKRCGAEVVTVSTEKDLFVASSQKNIVKADIMLSNIDYKTADLVIIPGGYPGYVNLRENKEVVDIVKYFLDNDKYVASICGGPTIFSYNNLANGTKLTAHSAVREEIEKNHIYVDVSTHIDGKIITGIGAGQAINFAFKIAEQFFDKEKIEEVKKGMEII comes from the coding sequence ATGAAAACTTATATTTTTTTAGCAGATGGCTTTGAAATTTTGGAAACTTTTGCGCCTATTGATATTTTAAAAAGGTGTGGAGCAGAAGTTGTAACTGTGTCAACTGAAAAAGATTTATTTGTTGCAAGTTCACAAAAAAATATTGTAAAAGCTGATATTATGTTATCAAATATTGACTATAAAACAGCAGACTTAGTTATAATTCCTGGTGGTTATCCTGGATATGTTAATTTAAGAGAAAATAAAGAAGTTGTTGATATAGTTAAATATTTTTTAGATAATGATAAATATGTTGCTTCAATCTGTGGAGGACCAACAATTTTCTCATATAATAACCTAGCAAATGGTACGAAATTGACTGCTCACTCAGCAGTAAGGGAAGAAATAGAAAAAAATCATATTTATGTAGATGTTTCTACTCATATAGATGGAAAAATTATTACAGGAATTGGAGCAGGACAAGCTATAAATTTTGCCTTTAAAATTGCTGAACAATTTTTTGATAAAGAAAAAATTGAAGAAGTAAAAAAAGGTATGGAAATAATTTAA
- a CDS encoding DUF1385 domain-containing protein, protein MSNNKPSIGGQAVIEGVMMRGTECLATAVRRPSGEIVYKKTKIIGKNSSFAKKPFIRGVLMLFESLVIGVKELTFSANQAGEDDEKLSDKEAVFTTIFSLALGIGIFIVLPSIVGSFFFPENRMYANLTEAILRLIIFIGYIWGISFSKEVGRVFEYHGAEHKSIYTYENGLELTPENAKKFTTLHPRCGTSFLFIVMFIAIIVFSVIDFMLPIPTNLFTRFLLKVVVRILLMPVIASLAYELQKYSSCHLNNPLIKLISFPGLALQKITTREPDLDELEVAMVAIKASLGQEINNATEVFE, encoded by the coding sequence ATGAGTAATAATAAACCTTCCATAGGAGGGCAGGCTGTTATTGAAGGTGTAATGATGAGAGGAACTGAATGCCTTGCAACAGCAGTGAGAAGACCTTCTGGGGAAATTGTATATAAAAAAACAAAAATAATTGGTAAAAATAGTAGTTTTGCTAAAAAACCTTTTATAAGAGGTGTATTGATGTTATTTGAATCTCTTGTAATTGGAGTTAAAGAACTTACTTTCTCTGCTAATCAAGCTGGAGAAGATGATGAAAAGCTAAGTGATAAAGAAGCTGTGTTTACTACAATATTTTCATTGGCTTTAGGAATAGGAATATTTATAGTCTTACCTTCAATAGTTGGAAGTTTTTTCTTTCCAGAAAATAGAATGTATGCCAATTTAACAGAAGCAATTCTAAGACTTATAATATTTATAGGATATATTTGGGGAATTTCTTTTTCAAAAGAAGTTGGTAGAGTTTTTGAATATCATGGAGCTGAACATAAATCTATATATACCTATGAAAATGGACTTGAATTAACACCAGAAAATGCTAAAAAATTTACAACATTACATCCAAGATGTGGAACAAGTTTCTTGTTTATAGTAATGTTTATAGCAATTATAGTATTTTCTGTAATAGATTTTATGTTGCCTATACCTACAAATTTATTTACTAGATTTTTATTAAAGGTGGTAGTTAGAATTTTACTTATGCCTGTAATAGCAAGTTTAGCTTATGAATTACAAAAATATAGTAGTTGCCATTTGAATAATCCATTGATAAAACTAATTTCATTTCCAGGACTTGCTTTACAAAAGATTACAACAAGAGAACCTGATTTAGATGAATTGGAAGTTGCAATGGTAGCAATTAAGGCTTCACTTGGACAAGAAATAAATAATGCAACAGAAGTTTTTGAATAA
- a CDS encoding PP2C family protein-serine/threonine phosphatase: MITAFYMIIAFLIYIFFTYIYIKKIVNQYINEELKIISGLKNKEKLDKLPDNIKTEYTETLEKIIKQENELNNSIDEIREYRKELDVTYSTLVSKSTQLEYTNSLLEKRVRNLSNLNHISRVALSMFNIDKIVDTLADAYFVLTATTRISIYLWEGENLVNKKIKGSIDYVESLSYPMYLLEKFTNEDYSKIYSDLSRKITILNDEKVIITPLKVKEKQLGVILLVQNKDQILEINSEMISALGIQASIAIDNAINYAELLEKERISQELELASSIQKQILPKGFERIKGMDIATHFSPAKEIGGDYYDLSLKNNNLSVTIADVSGKGVPAAFLMALSRSMLRTINYVSNYTPAEELDLFNKIVYPDITEDMFITVMNAEYNLETSLFTYSSAGHNPLVIYKKENDTIELLGTKGVAVGFIEDYNYKENSFEVKNGDIIVFYTDGIIECENKNRELFGIQRLLDIVYKNKYLSAKELKKKILEGIENFREDYEQTDDITFVILKSVK, encoded by the coding sequence ATGATAACTGCATTTTATATGATAATAGCATTTTTAATTTATATTTTTTTTACTTACATATATATCAAAAAAATTGTAAACCAATATATTAATGAAGAATTAAAAATTATTTCAGGTTTAAAAAATAAAGAAAAATTAGATAAACTTCCTGATAATATAAAAACTGAGTATACAGAAACATTGGAAAAAATTATTAAACAAGAAAATGAATTGAATAATTCAATAGATGAAATCAGAGAATATAGAAAAGAGTTAGATGTTACATATAGTACTTTGGTTTCAAAATCTACTCAACTTGAATATACTAATAGTTTATTGGAAAAAAGAGTGAGAAATTTATCTAATTTAAATCATATATCAAGAGTTGCATTATCAATGTTTAATATTGATAAAATAGTTGATACTTTGGCAGATGCCTATTTTGTTTTGACAGCAACGACAAGAATTTCTATCTATCTTTGGGAAGGAGAAAATCTTGTTAATAAAAAGATAAAAGGAAGTATAGATTATGTAGAATCTCTATCTTATCCAATGTATCTTTTAGAAAAATTTACTAATGAGGATTATAGTAAAATTTATTCTGATTTATCAAGAAAAATAACTATTTTAAATGATGAAAAAGTTATTATTACTCCATTAAAAGTTAAAGAAAAACAATTAGGAGTGATACTTTTAGTACAAAATAAAGATCAGATATTAGAAATTAACAGTGAAATGATTTCAGCACTTGGAATACAAGCTTCTATTGCTATTGATAATGCAATAAATTATGCTGAACTTTTAGAAAAAGAAAGAATTTCTCAAGAGTTAGAACTTGCTTCCTCTATACAAAAGCAAATATTACCAAAAGGTTTTGAAAGAATAAAAGGTATGGATATTGCTACACACTTCTCACCTGCTAAAGAAATTGGTGGAGATTATTATGATTTATCTTTAAAAAATAATAATCTATCCGTAACCATAGCTGATGTAAGTGGTAAAGGTGTCCCTGCTGCCTTTCTTATGGCATTATCAAGATCTATGTTGAGAACTATTAATTATGTTTCCAATTATACACCAGCTGAAGAATTAGATTTGTTTAATAAGATAGTATATCCAGATATAACAGAAGATATGTTTATAACTGTAATGAATGCAGAATATAATTTGGAAACTTCTTTATTTACTTATTCAAGTGCAGGACATAATCCATTAGTAATTTATAAAAAAGAAAATGACACAATAGAACTTTTGGGAACAAAGGGGGTTGCTGTTGGTTTTATTGAGGATTATAATTATAAAGAAAATTCTTTTGAGGTAAAAAATGGAGATATAATTGTATTTTATACTGATGGAATTATAGAATGTGAAAATAAAAATAGGGAATTATTTGGAATACAAAGACTTCTGGATATTGTATATAAAAATAAATATCTATCTGCAAAAGAATTGAAAAAAAAGATACTTGAGGGTATTGAAAATTTTAGAGAAGATTATGAGCAAACTGATGATATAACTTTTGTTATATTGAAATCAGTCAAATAG
- a CDS encoding Rrf2 family transcriptional regulator, with the protein MKLKNEIEYVFRILNYLSLQDKDRIVTSAEIAENENIPHLFSIRVLKKMEKKGLLKIFKGANGGYKLNKEPKDITLRDAVETIEDEIIIKDRNCVAGQTSCSIIFGALEKVENNFLKNLEKVNFRELTCPAHVPLKIEDEIK; encoded by the coding sequence ATGAAATTAAAAAATGAGATTGAATATGTGTTTAGAATTTTAAATTATCTATCTTTACAGGATAAGGATAGAATAGTTACATCAGCAGAAATTGCTGAAAATGAAAATATTCCACATTTATTTAGTATCAGAGTATTAAAAAAAATGGAGAAAAAAGGACTTTTAAAAATATTTAAAGGTGCTAATGGCGGGTATAAATTAAATAAAGAACCAAAAGATATAACTTTAAGAGACGCAGTTGAAACTATTGAAGATGAAATTATAATAAAGGACAGAAACTGTGTTGCTGGACAAACAAGTTGTTCAATTATTTTTGGAGCACTTGAAAAAGTTGAAAATAATTTTTTAAAAAACCTAGAAAAAGTTAATTTTCGGGAATTAACTTGTCCTGCTCATGTACCTTTAAAAATTGAAGATGAAATTAAATAG
- a CDS encoding CoA-disulfide reductase, whose translation MSKKIIIVGGVAAGMSAASKAKRIDKNLDITVYEMTDAISWGACGLPYYVGDFYSDSSVMVARTYEEFKKEGINVKIKHKVENIDFKNKKVFVRNLNENKVFEDNYDELLIATGASSVSPKDIKNLDAEGVFNLKTFAEGLKVRKEMMKKENENIIIIGGGYIGIEIAEAASKLGKNVRIFQHTNRILNRTFDKEITDILEEHIREHKKVSLHLNESPIEVKIFENKVIALKTDKKEYVANLIIVATGIKPNTEFLKDSGIELFKNGAIIIDRFGRTNIPNVYAAGDCATVYHSVLEKNVYIALATTANKLGRLIGENLTGANKKFMGTLGSAGIKVLEFEAGRTGITEQEAKDNNINYKTVFVKGKDHTAYYPNRENVYIKLIYNADTKILLGAQVAGKRGAALRADSLAVAIQNKMTVQELANMDFLYAPPFSTTWDIMNVAANVAK comes from the coding sequence ATGAGTAAAAAAATTATAATTGTAGGTGGAGTTGCAGCAGGTATGAGTGCAGCTTCAAAAGCAAAAAGAATAGATAAAAATTTAGATATAACAGTTTATGAAATGACAGATGCAATATCTTGGGGAGCTTGTGGTTTACCATATTATGTTGGAGATTTTTATTCTGATTCTTCTGTAATGGTAGCAAGAACTTATGAAGAATTTAAAAAAGAAGGTATTAATGTAAAAATTAAACATAAAGTTGAAAATATAGATTTTAAAAATAAAAAAGTTTTTGTTAGAAACTTAAATGAAAATAAAGTCTTTGAAGATAATTATGATGAATTACTAATAGCAACTGGTGCAAGCTCAGTAAGTCCAAAGGATATTAAAAATTTAGATGCAGAAGGAGTATTTAATTTAAAAACTTTTGCTGAAGGTTTAAAAGTAAGAAAAGAAATGATGAAAAAAGAAAATGAGAATATAATTATTATTGGAGGAGGTTATATAGGAATTGAAATTGCAGAAGCGGCCTCAAAACTTGGAAAAAATGTAAGAATTTTTCAACATACAAATAGAATTTTAAATAGAACTTTTGATAAAGAAATTACAGATATATTAGAAGAACATATTAGAGAGCATAAAAAAGTTTCTTTACATTTAAATGAAAGTCCTATTGAAGTAAAGATTTTTGAAAATAAAGTTATAGCTTTAAAAACTGATAAAAAAGAATATGTAGCAAATTTAATAATTGTTGCAACAGGTATTAAACCTAATACAGAATTTTTAAAAGACAGTGGTATTGAATTATTTAAAAATGGTGCTATTATAATAGATAGATTTGGAAGAACTAATATTCCTAATGTTTATGCAGCAGGAGATTGTGCAACAGTTTATCATTCAGTTTTAGAAAAAAATGTATATATAGCTCTTGCAACTACTGCTAATAAATTAGGCAGACTTATTGGAGAAAATTTAACTGGTGCTAATAAAAAATTTATGGGAACATTGGGCTCAGCAGGAATAAAAGTTTTAGAATTTGAAGCAGGAAGAACAGGTATAACAGAGCAAGAAGCAAAAGATAATAACATAAATTATAAGACAGTTTTTGTTAAAGGAAAAGATCATACAGCTTATTATCCAAATAGAGAAAATGTATATATAAAACTTATTTATAATGCAGATACAAAAATTTTATTAGGAGCACAAGTTGCTGGAAAAAGAGGAGCAGCATTAAGAGCTGATTCATTGGCAGTTGCTATACAAAATAAGATGACAGTTCAAGAATTAGCAAATATGGATTTCTTGTATGCACCTCCATTTTCAACAACTTGGGATATTATGAATGTGGCAGCTAATGTAGCAAAGTAG
- the uvrC gene encoding excinuclease ABC subunit UvrC, producing MDIGKLDIPESSGVYLMKKNNKVIYVGKAKNLKKRVSSYFNRVHESEKTNELVKNIEDIEFFLTNTEIDALLLENNLIKKYSPKYNILLKDEKTYPFIKISKEDFPSIKIVRTTKALDIKSGEYFGPYPYGAWRLKNILMKLFKIRDCNRDMKKISPRPCLKYYMKSCIGPCVYKDIKEEYNKNVENLKQVLKGNTSKVINELTVLMNQASQNMDFEKSIIYREQIKELKSIESSQIIQYERELDEDIFVFKTILDKAFICVLNMRNGKILGKSSTSIDLKNKISDNIYEAIFMSYYSKHILPKSLVLDAEYENELSVVVKALSTENSKKKEFHFPKIKSRRKELLDMAYKNLERDLESYFSKKDTIEKGIKDLHDILGLKRFPRKIECFDISNIQGKDAVASMSVSIEGRAARKEYRKFKIRCKDTPDDFSMMREVIERRYSKLADRDFPDVILIDGGLGQINSAGEILEKLGKIHLSELLSLAERNEEIYKYGESVPYVLSKDMEALKIFQRVRDEAHRFGITYHRKLRSKRIISSELDKINGIGEVRRKKLLTKFGSISGIKKASIEELKEIIPEKVALEIKNKIR from the coding sequence TTGGACATTGGTAAGCTAGATATTCCAGAATCATCTGGTGTATATTTGATGAAAAAAAATAATAAGGTTATCTATGTAGGAAAAGCTAAAAATCTTAAAAAGAGAGTTAGCTCATATTTTAATAGAGTGCATGAAAGTGAAAAGACCAATGAGCTTGTCAAAAATATTGAAGATATAGAATTTTTCCTTACTAATACTGAAATAGACGCCTTATTATTAGAAAATAATTTAATAAAAAAATATTCTCCTAAGTATAATATACTTTTAAAAGATGAAAAAACTTATCCATTTATAAAGATAAGTAAAGAAGATTTTCCAAGTATTAAAATTGTTAGGACAACAAAGGCTTTGGATATTAAAAGTGGAGAATATTTTGGACCATATCCCTATGGTGCTTGGAGATTAAAAAATATTCTTATGAAATTGTTTAAAATAAGAGATTGCAATAGAGATATGAAAAAAATATCTCCAAGACCTTGTTTAAAATACTATATGAAAAGTTGTATTGGACCTTGTGTATATAAGGATATAAAAGAAGAATATAACAAAAATGTTGAAAATTTGAAACAAGTTTTAAAAGGCAATACAAGTAAAGTAATAAATGAATTAACAGTATTAATGAATCAAGCTTCTCAGAATATGGATTTTGAAAAATCAATAATTTATAGAGAGCAGATAAAAGAGTTAAAATCTATTGAAAGTTCACAAATAATACAATATGAAAGGGAACTTGATGAAGATATATTTGTATTTAAGACTATTTTAGATAAGGCTTTTATCTGTGTTTTAAATATGAGAAATGGGAAAATTTTAGGTAAATCTTCTACTTCAATAGATTTAAAAAATAAAATTAGTGATAATATCTATGAGGCAATTTTTATGTCTTACTATTCAAAACATATATTGCCTAAAAGTTTAGTTTTAGATGCTGAATATGAAAATGAATTATCAGTTGTTGTTAAAGCACTCTCAACTGAAAATTCTAAGAAAAAAGAATTCCATTTTCCTAAAATAAAAAGTAGAAGAAAAGAATTACTTGATATGGCATATAAAAATTTAGAAAGAGATTTAGAAAGTTATTTTTCTAAAAAAGATACTATTGAAAAAGGAATTAAAGATTTACATGATATTTTAGGATTAAAAAGATTTCCTAGAAAAATTGAATGTTTTGATATTTCAAACATTCAGGGTAAAGATGCTGTTGCTTCTATGAGTGTTTCTATTGAAGGAAGAGCAGCAAGAAAAGAATATAGAAAATTTAAAATTAGATGTAAAGATACACCAGATGACTTTTCAATGATGAGAGAAGTTATTGAAAGAAGATACTCTAAACTAGCTGATAGAGATTTTCCAGATGTTATATTAATTGATGGTGGTTTAGGACAAATTAATTCAGCTGGTGAAATTTTAGAAAAACTGGGGAAAATTCATTTAAGTGAACTTTTAAGTTTAGCTGAAAGAAATGAAGAAATCTATAAATATGGAGAGTCTGTGCCTTATGTTTTAAGCAAAGATATGGAAGCTTTAAAAATATTTCAAAGAGTGAGAGATGAGGCACATAGATTTGGTATAACTTATCATAGAAAACTTAGAAGTAAAAGAATTATTTCGTCAGAACTTGATAAAATAAATGGAATAGGAGAAGTAAGAAGAAAAAAATTACTTACAAAATTTGGTTCTATTTCTGGTATTAAAAAAGCAAGTATTGAAGAATTAAAGGAAATAATTCCTGAAAAAGTTGCATTAGAAATAAAAAACAAAATTAGATAA